A genomic stretch from Rhabdothermincola salaria includes:
- a CDS encoding SDR family NAD(P)-dependent oxidoreductase, translating to MKELRGKVAVITGGAGGIGRAMAERFLAEGMKVVIADINQDALDQAVGEMAADGAEIAGVRTDVSKLESVEALRDATLDRFGAVHVLCNNAGVASGAHGKVWEHEINDWRFAFSVHVYGVINGINAFVPHLLEQGGEAHIVNTSSNNGGFSPIASAATYATVKSAVVTLSECLWGQLHEVGSDIGVSVLFPTGKTKGILDTGIWAAAERPPEFAPDEPVDTSNKMQMWIQMQEAAGTPVVFTPLSEVAETVVDGLYANRFWMVEEGRFEEAVQARTDIILRRADPDYQVG from the coding sequence ATGAAGGAACTACGGGGCAAGGTCGCGGTCATCACCGGTGGGGCCGGGGGCATCGGCCGGGCCATGGCCGAGCGGTTCCTCGCCGAGGGCATGAAGGTCGTCATCGCCGACATCAACCAGGACGCCCTCGATCAGGCCGTCGGTGAGATGGCCGCCGACGGAGCCGAGATCGCCGGGGTGCGCACCGACGTCTCCAAGCTCGAGTCGGTCGAGGCCCTGCGCGACGCCACCCTCGACCGCTTCGGTGCCGTCCACGTGCTGTGCAACAACGCCGGCGTGGCGTCCGGTGCCCACGGCAAGGTCTGGGAGCACGAGATCAACGACTGGCGCTTCGCCTTCAGCGTGCACGTCTACGGCGTCATCAACGGCATCAACGCCTTCGTGCCCCACCTCCTCGAGCAGGGCGGCGAGGCCCACATCGTCAACACGTCGTCGAACAACGGTGGGTTCTCCCCCATCGCCAGCGCCGCCACCTACGCCACGGTGAAGTCGGCCGTCGTGACCCTCTCCGAGTGCCTGTGGGGCCAGCTCCACGAGGTGGGGTCCGACATCGGCGTCTCGGTGCTGTTCCCGACGGGCAAGACCAAGGGGATCCTCGACACCGGCATCTGGGCTGCGGCCGAGCGCCCGCCGGAGTTCGCCCCCGACGAGCCCGTCGACACCTCCAACAAGATGCAGATGTGGATCCAGATGCAGGAGGCAGCCGGCACCCCGGTGGTCTTCACCCCCTTGTCGGAGGTGGCCGAGACCGTGGTCGACGGCCTCTACGCCAACCGCTTCTGGATGGTCGAGGAGGGCCGCTTCGAGGAGGCGGTGCAGGCTCGCACCGACATCATCCTGCGGCGGGCCGATCCCGACTACCAGGTCGGCTGA
- a CDS encoding VOC family protein: protein MATTVGQYCIYVNDIEASERFYTEVVGLKVQSRTEIDDVHEIVLAADQGGGRLQLAERYNGRQAIDHGFALWKIYFNVDDAMAVHDKAVEWGCESDMVPEKLERWPVIVGFVKDPDGYLVELVQYVGDAKPPGS, encoded by the coding sequence ATGGCGACCACGGTCGGGCAGTACTGCATCTACGTGAACGACATCGAGGCCTCGGAGCGCTTCTACACCGAGGTCGTCGGGCTGAAGGTGCAGAGCCGCACCGAGATCGACGATGTGCACGAGATCGTGTTGGCGGCCGACCAGGGCGGAGGGCGGCTGCAGCTCGCCGAGCGCTACAACGGACGCCAAGCCATCGATCACGGCTTCGCCCTCTGGAAGATCTACTTCAACGTCGACGACGCCATGGCGGTGCACGACAAGGCCGTCGAGTGGGGCTGCGAGTCCGACATGGTGCCCGAGAAGCTGGAGCGCTGGCCGGTCATCGTGGGCTTCGTGAAGGACCCCGACGGCTACCTCGTCGAGCTGGTGCAGTACGTCGGCGACGCCAAGCCGCCCGGGAGCTGA
- a CDS encoding LLM class flavin-dependent oxidoreductase — MYLMRFDMRTPEGGASTTELYRTALEMAEYGESHGAFTTVLCEHHGLADGYLPAPMTLATAMAARTSALPINISVLQLPLYDPVRLAEEMCVLDIISGGRVSYTTAIGYRPDEYEMYGVDFHRRGKIAEEKLGVLLAAKTGEPFEHEGRHIHVTPAPVTPGGPTISWGGGSLPAARRAGRHGIGFFGQKEDPALAEAYEAEARAHGHEPGFCYLPPRDSATTVFVADDVDEGWDELGSYLMYDVLSYAEWNGGDTDVTSTSAATTAEELRAENRSHRILTVDEAVASIQGGRPLALHPLVGGLPPELAWKYLKVVGEKVMPALGN; from the coding sequence GTGTACCTGATGCGCTTCGACATGCGGACACCCGAGGGCGGGGCGAGCACGACCGAGCTGTACCGCACCGCCCTCGAGATGGCCGAGTACGGCGAGAGCCACGGCGCGTTCACCACCGTCCTGTGCGAGCACCACGGCCTCGCCGACGGCTACCTGCCGGCCCCCATGACCCTGGCCACCGCCATGGCAGCTCGCACCTCTGCGCTGCCCATCAACATCTCGGTGCTGCAGCTGCCCCTCTACGACCCGGTGCGCCTGGCCGAGGAGATGTGCGTCCTCGACATCATCAGCGGTGGGCGGGTGTCGTACACCACGGCCATCGGCTACCGCCCCGACGAGTACGAGATGTACGGCGTCGACTTCCACCGCCGCGGCAAGATCGCCGAGGAGAAGCTGGGCGTGCTGCTGGCGGCCAAGACCGGCGAGCCCTTCGAGCACGAAGGCCGCCACATCCACGTGACCCCGGCGCCGGTCACCCCCGGCGGCCCCACGATCTCGTGGGGCGGGGGCAGCCTGCCCGCCGCTCGCCGGGCCGGCCGCCACGGCATCGGGTTCTTCGGTCAGAAGGAGGACCCGGCACTGGCCGAAGCCTACGAGGCCGAGGCCCGCGCCCACGGGCACGAGCCCGGTTTCTGCTACCTCCCGCCGCGCGACTCGGCCACCACGGTGTTCGTGGCCGACGACGTCGACGAGGGCTGGGACGAGCTCGGCTCCTACCTCATGTACGACGTGCTCAGCTACGCCGAGTGGAACGGGGGCGACACCGACGTGACCTCCACCTCGGCGGCCACCACGGCCGAGGAGCTGCGGGCCGAGAACCGCAGCCACCGCATCCTCACGGTGGACGAGGCGGTGGCGTCCATCCAGGGTGGTCGGCCTCTGGCCCTACACCCCCTCGTCGGTGGCCTTCCGCCGGAGCTGGCCTGGAAGTACCTGAAGGTGGTCGGCGAGAAGGTCATGCCCGCCCTGGGGAACTGA
- a CDS encoding nuclear transport factor 2 family protein translates to MSDTETNKAIVQRYWDALAARDWDGMKALLTDDAHYTDVGTPGEGGNGPDGVVDRVKIGLEPLSGYEHLDGTNMIAEGDLVMTEHTERWHFHTGEVIDHSFVSVTELRDGKIFRWHDYSNISNITDNAPQWWLEHIITVSTQGAGS, encoded by the coding sequence TTGAGTGACACCGAGACCAACAAGGCGATCGTCCAGCGCTACTGGGACGCGCTCGCCGCCCGCGACTGGGACGGGATGAAGGCGCTGCTCACCGACGACGCCCACTACACCGACGTGGGCACCCCCGGCGAGGGTGGCAACGGGCCCGACGGCGTGGTCGACCGGGTCAAGATCGGTCTCGAGCCGCTGTCGGGCTACGAGCACCTCGACGGCACCAACATGATCGCCGAGGGCGACCTGGTGATGACCGAGCACACCGAGCGGTGGCACTTCCACACCGGAGAGGTCATCGACCACTCCTTCGTGTCGGTCACCGAGCTGCGCGACGGCAAGATCTTCCGCTGGCACGACTACTCGAACATCTCCAACATCACCGACAACGCCCCGCAGTGGTGGCTCGAGCACATCATCACCGTCTCCACCCAGGGCGCCGGCTCCTGA